A stretch of DNA from Candidatus Methylomirabilota bacterium:
AGCGAGCCGAGCACGCCGACGGAGGCGGTCAGGGCGGAGATGGTGCCGAAGCGTTCGGGGGGAAACCACGCGGCGCCGAGTTTCAGCGCGCCGATGAAGATCACGGTGGCGCCCGCACCGATGACGAAGCGTCCCGCGAACAGCACGGTCGGCGTGTTCGCGGCTGCCATCGCGAGGGTGCCGAGCCCCATGATCGCGCTGCCCCCGGCCAGCACCCGGCGCGCGCCGAATGCGTCGATCAGGAGGCCGCCCGGCAACATGAAGCCCGCGTAGCTGTAGAAATAGGTCGCGGAGAGCAGGCCCACCATCGTGCCGGTGGCATTGAACGCCTCCATGAAGTCCCTGGCCAGCACGCCGGGAGCCACGCGGTGCAAGAAGGCGATCAGGAACAGGTACGCCGCGATGCCCCACATGAGCCACCGCGTCCGGCTGCTCCGGGCGGCGGCGGACGCGGGCGCCGAGCGCAGCGCCATCAACGGGTCCAGAAGCCGAGAGGATCGCACGCGCGCACGATCGCGATCTCCTCCGCAGTCGGTGTGGGTGTCTCGCGGACGTCGGGGGCCAGCCGCAGCGCCCAGCCGGTGGCCTCGCGGACGCGATCGACGCTCTGTCCCGGGTGATAGGACGCGAGCACCATCTCCGATGTCTCGGGATCGAATCGGAACACCGCCAGCGTGGTGATCACCGCGGCGGGGCCGCCGCCGGGCAGTCCCACTCGCTGCCGCCAGCCCGTGCCGCTCCCGAACCCCGGCGAGGTGATGAAGTCGACCCGCTCGCGGAAGCGGTGCTTCTCCTGGGGCATGATGACCACGAAGCGCTTGGACAGCGCCGCGATGTCGCCGCCGCCGCCGGAGCCGGGCAGGCGCACGCGCGGCCGGCGCCAGTCGCCCACGTAGCTGGTGTTGAGGTTGCCGTGTCGGTCGATCTCGGCCCCGCCGATGAAGCCCAGGTCCACCAGCCCTTGTTGTAGCACGCCCATGATCTCGCGGGTGCCGGTGGACCACACCGCGCCGGGTAGATTCGGCGTGTCGCTCATGGTCATCAACGTCTGGTCGGCGGGGCGGTCGCGCACGATGCCGTTCTCGAAGAGGCCGACCGCCCGGGGGGCATGCGTGCGCTTCGCGAATGCGAAGGCGAGCAGAGGCAAGCGCATGCCGACGAAGACGGTTTCGCCGTCGCGGATCTCGCGGCCCGCCGCGAT
This window harbors:
- a CDS encoding CoA-transferase, which produces MSPSARPVPAGYTERELMVIAAGREIRDGETVFVGMRLPLLAFAFAKRTHAPRAVGLFENGIVRDRPADQTLMTMSDTPNLPGAVWSTGTREIMGVLQQGLVDLGFIGGAEIDRHGNLNTSYVGDWRRPRVRLPGSGGGGDIAALSKRFVVIMPQEKHRFRERVDFITSPGFGSGTGWRQRVGLPGGGPAAVITTLAVFRFDPETSEMVLASYHPGQSVDRVREATGWALRLAPDVRETPTPTAEEIAIVRACDPLGFWTR